A segment of the Ammospiza nelsoni isolate bAmmNel1 chromosome 9, bAmmNel1.pri, whole genome shotgun sequence genome:
AGGATGGTGgtggaggagaggctggacatgcctTGTCCTTGCTCCCTTCATCCTTCCAAGGAGTCTGACCTCACCAGACTCATCCCCAGTTCCATCAATATTTTTAGACAGTTGCTTGGAAGTAGCCAAGAGCTTTCCAGTCATGAACTACAAAAACCTGGATGCTATTGCAAAAGACTAGAAAGAGTTAGAAGTACattactagaaaaaaaaaaaaaaaaggagaatctAAGTTTATCCTGAGAAGAAAGGGGATGTGTGAAGCCTTTAGCTGCACCAACTCCCCTGGTGCtgttcaaggaaaggaaataaaaaacaatggCTGTGTCCATAAATAGGCCCAGGCAGGGGTTTAACACAGATTGCCTAATAAATCTTTCCATATTTCTAATCTGCCCTGGCTGACTCAGATTGCATTACTGAAATGTCACAATTGCTGAGCATTAGCAAGTGATAAGCACACTTTTACCACTGACTAGACAAGCTGTAATTAGGCCAagtcctttccctctcccctttACTGGAGCTGTAACAGACTCTCTGAGAGCtttcttctgtttaaataaGAACTAAAAATGGCACAAGGCAATAAAgcaaaatgacagaaaacatAGGGAACAAGTCCACATCAGCCATGTTTTATTGAAGGCTTTCTTAGTGGCAGATAAGGCCTTATAAAGTGTGGCATTAAGATGACCTGAACCTTGATAATTCCATGAGTAATTTTCCAAAGGGTGGGTGATCCAGTCCCAAGGAAAGCTTTTTGCCACCTtagcaaaggaaaacattttttcagagTTACATCAAGTCATGTTTGGCTTTGTGGCAGCTCACAGGAGCCTGGCTCATCAGTGGTGTAAGCTATGGATGCATCCTGGAATGGCAGAGCTTGGGAGAAATATCAAATTGTCTTTAGTAGGCTGGGGTAGGTGGAAGGATGTCTGAGAATGGAACAGCTCCCTGCCTTCtcttgatgcctcaggttttagcttttgtgtttttcagattctgtgctgctttagtgtgtgggtctgggcttcctaTGAGGagatggtgagctctgtgcacagagcagggagacaaaacaattcctgctccagctgggcaccaaggacaaatgatccaaatctcaggcccaaaaGCACAGACAATgtgggctgaagagagaaaaacaagaaggatagGATTTCATGGGCTGGAGCTGTAATTAAACAATTAACtacaatatgcaaatggaccagaacttataaaaatCTCATGACCAAGCCCTCTTTTGCTTCCATCTTGGAGCCATCCAGACAGAGCCATGGCTCCAATACTGCCAAATTGTGGCCTTTGAAGGCTCTtcaataaaaatccattttatttctcttaactctccccagcctctgctccagctccttaAGGCATCACTTTTATCACCAGCCAGGGGgtctgtacaaatcacaaacaggaggggagtgccttgagctgtttgattttccaccATCActctcattccatggttatgacaatgggaagatgccatcagctcacatcccaggcagcagactgAGAACAACGTTACAACTTCCTTtcaaagttttttgaccaatcacacgaagcaaaagcatattgacagtagttccatccaaccactgtaataagcacaggtacctttggttaaacaatgcttgcttattttgaatgcAATACCTGCTTACAAGCAGGTAAAACGCAATGCACAGAGCTTCATTATTAAGgttagaacttcctaatatcttgctagataaacttttctgcagcttaatCAAGCATTAACAtacagaccattgttctattttgTCCTCACTTTTCTACTTcctacataatttttctgctgaccaatctcatgaCTGCTGCatagctctaatcacagttctgctgtctctgaggcctgccttttgcagctgtctctgaggcctgccttttgcagctttcccaaaacccgCTGgttttatggattcccacaacCCTCTCCTGCCTGTGTGTCTCTGGCAGATGGGCTGGCAGCTTTCCGTGCTTTCCTGAAGACCGAGTTCAGCGAGGAGAACCTGGAGTTCTGGCTGGCCTGCGAGGACTTCAAGAAGACGCGCTCGGCGGCCAAGCTGGCCTCCAAGGCCCAGCGCATCTTCGAGGAGTTCATCGACGTGCAGGCCCCTCGGGAGGTGGGTAAGGGGTGCCACAGCACGCCAGAGCACCCAGCAGGATTGGAATTTTATACCAATATAGCCAGATGGAACGTGTCTGGGCTcgtctggcccttgctgcttgaacaaaggcggcaactgtggtggtttcacctcagagacacctttggctggaCGGATGTGTGGTGTTTTCACCTgagagacacctttggctgggtGGATGTGTGGTgttttcacctcagagacacccttggctggctggatgtgtGGTGTTTTCACCTgagagacacctttggctggctggatgtgtggtgttttcccctcagagacacctttggctggctggatgctgcagagGGGCACTTGGGACAAGTCCAGGCATGCAGGAGATCAGGTTTACCTCTGGTGGAGTAGCTTCAAGGTGAGGTGAAGGAAAGGAATCaggttctgatggagggttttaatccagagttttattcctggcccacaggcctctgaatgcagcaacagctccaacacAACCACAGTGTGGTTGCTGAGTCTTTTAACTccggggagaggggcagggaaggggtagggagccaccaaccaggtatGGGGAGAAGTCTCAGGGGACAAATGACACCTGGATGGCTCAATGTCCCTCAAGGGGTGTaaggcatcttttgaactttgCCAATTCttggcattccagaagggcCTCGAGTGAACTCTGCCAATCACTTGAGgcccttctggaatgccaaGATTGAAGGACAGCACTCAGTAGGGCcaaaggaggggaagggagaggtgattggcacacctggggagggAACCGGGATACTGGGACAGGCTATTACATCTCACTgccacacagcagggctgtcacCCCCAGCTGGGTgctctccctctgtcccttccGTCTCAGAGAGTGGCTAAGGATGGTGGCCATGCTatcctggctgctccagctgcctctgctcgTCCTGACTCATCCCTGATGAGGGCAATGCTTTGATGACACTGAATTAGTCACAGCCAGGGAGTTCACTGGCAACCTCAGCCTACATTTCCTAACCTCACTGAGCTCCCCAGGAGCATTTCACAGTGCTCCTGTCATTTCTATCAGCCTTCAGCAGGCTGTTGGGCTCTTCTCTGGCAGGACACTTTGCCCAGGACCATCCCACCCATGAGTGGAACAAAGcccagagggagctgggggtgtttatcctggggaaaaggagactcaggggtgaccttatcactctacAACCCCCTGAAAagtggctgtgctctgctggggctgggctctttctccaggcagcactgacagaaccagagcacacagcttcaagctgcaccaagggaaatacaggttggatattaggataaagttttttacagaaagagtgataaagttctggaatggctgcccagggaggtggtggagtccccatccctgggtgtgtttaacaaagcctggatgtggcactgggtgccgggttgggttggactcgatgatcttggaggtctcttctaatcctgtgattctgtgattctgtaactTGTTGACTCCCAAGGGGGGAGAGCTTCTGACTAACTCCCCCCTCACCCAGACCTCCTGAGAGATACAAACAATAACTCTGAGCTGAACAGAAAATGCAGTCACACCCCGGAGCCTGGGATTGTTAAATCCCCTTTCAAGCACTCCACAGGCTGATGGCACTGCCAGGTCCTGCCTGGTGACCATGCTGGGTTGTGTCACTGcaatcacagcacagccaggggtgCTCTCACTGCACCCAGCCTCTCCCACTCATGCATGGGTGCCTGTCAGGGACCCAAAAAGGGctaattttcctcattttcctccctctcccagctgggaaggcCATTGCAAGGCCACTGGGAAGGACCCAGATTCGCACTGAGGTGTGTGGGGGTCTCAATGCTCTCCTTGAGCATTTTCCAGCAGTTATTCAGGAAGCCAAATTAGATTTTAAGGACTGGAAGGCTGATTTTTGATTAGAAATGGGAATGCGGGTAGGATGGGCGTCCTTCCTACAATTTGGTCCTGTGGTGATGTGCTAAGGAGCACTGTTACATAATTTTGGCATGTTTAGAATATGAAATTATAGAGCTAATCCATACTGCTGACATCCACATTGAGGCAGACAGCTTTATTTTCCAGGCTCCTTCCAGTTTGGACACTGAATTAATAACaacaaataacattttttcagccattttttttccttccagacaaTAACCCTAAAAAATGCTGATTATCCTGCTagggaaggagagcaggaaaactCCACTGGCTGCCTTTGCAAACAAATGGCAGtcataacatttatttttctaagcCTTTCCTCCAGATATTGTAACATGAAGCTGCTATGGGAAAAATCAAACAGTTTATTTTAGATCAGCCGAGTTTGGAGACATTTAATAAGAATGTACCAGTGGTTTAAACACAGTTGAAAGTTTATTCACCCATTTATTAGGCATGTGGTgaagaagagagggaagaggagagaggtTAGGCTGAGTCAGGAGCTTTAGGTGATGTGCTGCCTAAGAGTTTGaaagaaagtaatttcaaaAGTGATTTTagtaaaagtaaaattatttcagaagtgCTCAGATCACTATAAACCCAACTTTTCCAGGCTTGGGGAAGAACTCACAGCCCTGAATCACTGTGGGGGCTGTTCAGGCATGGGCAGGGGTAGGACCTTGGTTCTGCTGCCgtggcagagagggaatgaaCCATTTGAAGGAGGCCATCTGGACACTCAGTGCCAAActctcttctgctgctttccccaggTGAACATAGACTTCCAGACGCGGGAGCTGACCAGAAGAAATGTGCAGGAGCCCTCCCTGTCTTGCTTTGACCAAGCCCAGGGGAAGGTGCACAGCCTGATGGAGAAAGACTCGTACCCCAGGTTCCTGAGATCCAAAATTTACACAGACCTGCTGTCTCAGACCCAGAGGAGGCTCAGCTAGGACAGCCACGGGGCCCTCAGAAACCACGTGCTTCCCTCAACAGCCAAAACCCATCTCTAAATGTGAAACTTTCTTGGTGTTCAAAGCAGTGGGAGTGAGAAAAGAGGGACAAGGGGCAGAGGAAGCTTCCAGAGAGTGACTCTTTGACtatctgtgcttttttttggtTAGCAGTAGCACCTTGCAGTTGTTCCCTCTGTCTAGCACAAACCCACAACCCTCTCAGGGTCACCTGTGGGCAAGGCAGGTTCCCTTTGAAATGGCTGGGTTGGTTTGTGTGTAAATAACACCTTTCCATCCTTCCACAcatctctccctgtctctcacCTCTCCCTTGTGCTCAGGAGGGCCCCAAGGGCAGTGCTGACACTTGTGAAGCCACAGCCAGCCCACCTCTCACCCTGCTAGGCTCTGGGACCGAGGGGAGGGAGACAAGAGACAAAGAAACAGGATTCAATTCCTTTTTTGAAGTGGGAACCATGAGCAAACTCAGCTCTCACCCTGCTGAGGTCTGGGACTGAGGGGAGGGAGACAGGAGACAAAGAAACAGGATTCAATCCCTTTTTTGAAGTGGGAACCATCAGCAAACTCAGCTCACCTCCCCATTTATTTTGCACACCTTATGGCTTGGCTGCCACTCTGTCACTGCCCCTTTTCCTTCAGGGATGGAGGCTCAGAGTATTCCCAAGGAGCTGAGTTTTCCTCATGAGGAAGGTAATCCCAAAAGCTCTCACTAGGCCTGGGCAGGCAAGTCTTCTAATGTGAATGATTGTTTTTTGTGGCTGTTATTTATTTGTGTGGTAGCTCAGTCTCAGCCATCATTCAGGCTCTGTTGTGCTGGGCACGGGACCAAAGCCCAGCACAAAGGggctcctggctgccacaggCTTGGTGACTCCTCAGGAAGGACCTGTTGGAACCCTCTGGCCCTTGCTGGGGTGTAGGAAAAGCACAAAGCCCGTCTGCCACAGCAGATGGCATTTTTCATGGGGTACCTGGCCAGTGGCAGTgtgaaaaatcccatttctatttttgttatttCCCTTTTACTGACTGTTCCCACTCTCTGAGTGCGTTCAGTGTCCTGCAAAgagctccccagcacacagacCCTGATGCAGGGTGCTTGCCCCCAGTGGGACACAAAGCATGGAGTGAGCAGGATGGGTGTTGAGGTGTGCAGGGGGGGTGTGAGGGGCTCTTTGGCCCTGTTCCCATAGCCTGGATGGCCCCTGCAAGAGAATTCTCTGTGCCCATGCAcctcctctgggctgggcaATAATTCCTCCCATCTGATGGCCCcatttccatggcactgcttcTCCAGCTTGGCAGATTCCTGCAATATTTTTGAGGGGAGAAGCAGACAGCCTGTCTGTGGATTTGAGCCGGCAGACCAGAGGTCTCTTTTCTTAATTTAATGAAGGCCTGGAAAGTGACCCCATggatctttttcttctctcagacaTCCCCAGACCAGAGGCTGTAAACCTCTGCTCCAGCCAAGGGTGGTGGGTGGCTTTGATACATCAGAAAGCTGCTGATATAGACTTTGTGTAATGTGGTGTAAATGAGGTACAATGAATTTTAAAGCCAAGCAAAATGTTTTTGGAAGAAGATAAATATCTGTCTGGATATTAAAAATTACTGTCCATCAATTAAGTAGGAAACAGCTTTTTGAGGCTTTTTGCAAGGATGATGTGCAGGACAGTAGGACAAACAGGATCAAGACAGAGGTGGTAACCATGCTGGATTTATTTTGGAGGTGCATTCCTGTGGTCTCCAAGACACACATTACAACTTTATGTTCAGTAGGGAAAGCTGCTTTTCAGTGTCTTGTTGGCCAGCAGGAGAATCCTCCAGGTTTTTGGAAGGCAAATCCCATCTCCAGTTAAATTTCTGTGAGGAATTTCcagaaagagcagcagtgaCCCAGCattcctggctgtcccctgtccctgcagggacacctgaggagctggggctggactGTGGTGACAGAGGTGACACTCTGCATCCACACCAGGCTCAGTgacacagctcctggggctgttgAGGCCCCTCATGTGACACAAAGCTCAGGGTCTGGATGTGGCACAGTTTGACACAAACTTTTTGCTGCTTGCACGAAAGCGGGAGCAGTGAGGGACATCTGGAAAATTCTCCAGATTTGCCATGATTTCTCCAAGGGAGCCAgatcctgcaggagctcagtgtTCCAAAGCTTTATGGCAAGCAAGGCAGAGTGAGACAGGTCTGATGAACCTGAGCAATGCATGGAAGGAATCAGAGGTGGAAGCAAAGGACACAGAGCCACacatcagtgcctgtccctggtgctgcctgggCTGTAGGaaggtgtcttggtttgaaaagccaggtgtctgctaaggaaagcaggagcctcccttgaaatggaaaatgtaaacgCCCTCCCTatgaattattgtaatttttaaattaaggggctctcaggcaaagatatgggaataggaataacaattctttaataggaaaattaaaaatacaaatgtaataggtacaaaaaaagagaacaaaccACTGCCAGAGTGAAAACAGgtcctgccccctgtgtgtcagggtggtgtcccagcaccatcccatgggggctcagccctcctgcagtgccagctgtggttctgctgcagcagggatcctgcacaaggggggacgttttcctctgcagctccagggctgctggagatgggcctgggctccctctggcaatgcagggcagcagaaagctgctcctctgggaatgcagggggaaaaggctgctgtggtgtcccaaagctcagattgtatccaggcaggaatgcttggctcctcccctgggtggagcatctccccatgggatgctggaattggatcagccatgcagggataCTCACTGGCCATGGAgagaagataattaataattaatggcccatgGACAGAAGAGCTCTCCTGGACGGAGGATTGgttgtgggagagataaagaaaactgccccatgaacagaagagaactgccccacctctgacagatgggaaTTGAACACACACCCCCAGCCACATTTTCTAACCTCAGAAAGGAGTCCTGtcacccccacagcccctggggtaggacaagaaggacaaacccaaccctcctgcagtgacacacTCGGGGCTTGACCTGCAAGGGGGATGGAAATCTTCCCTCtctggctgtgagcagaggctgggggagctccCCTTTCCCAGAAACGCTGCCTGCCATCCCTGTGTGACACAGCACAGACTGGGATCCCCAGGGGCAAAGGCTGCTTTTGCAGTTTCCTCTCCCATCTGGGCCACCAAAAACTGATGCGTTGGAGTGGCtgcctagaacagaggctagagGTTAAGAGAATAATATGGGTATTTATTGAAGGCCTTCAATAGGCACACCTTGGGCAGTCAAAACCTCCCCAGGGGGTTACACCTAGGATAGACAAtggtcatgagtttttcagacAATTATAAGTTTGTTCTTTTACATATCAGGAGTTAATCctcaattacagcttcaggtaatgaagttaTTTACCCCCagtttccccccctccccccaccaaTTCACTTTTCTTTATCCTTTTTGGGGCCTGAGGCTGTAGGGTGTCTTTGGATCACAGGTCCAGAGGGATTGCtttgtctgaccaaaatgtgGAGAGAGTTAACTACACTTTCCATAGAGTTTAGAGCTATGCACTAATACAGTCTAGtgtacacacaaacacaaaaattaaaatcttataAGGCATCAGCCTGTGGTCCCAGTTTTACTCCCTGCTGCCAAAGAGCGGCTCAGCCTCCCAGCACTGTGGCATCAAACAAATGTTTCAAGTGGTGAAGGGAGGCCACCTTTTCTGGCCCTGTCTTCCTCCTTTCCACCCTGCTCTTACTTGTACATGCAAAAAAagcatcccagagctgcccagtaTGTGAGAGCCAGCAGAAGGAGGCTGAAGCAGTCACTGCTTTTAAAGAGAAGGCACAAAGCCATGATAGCTCTCCAGACAGACCTTCTGAGTGAGCTTGGGTGCTGCTGACCTCTAGGGCCAGCTGAGGTCAGCACCTTGGGGAGGGTCACAGAGACAGCCAGGCtaggggacacagcaggagccagaggCTTGTGTCCAGGAATGTGAGTGGGACAATCCCCAGGCTACCCTGGTCCTGTTCAGTGTGACTCCATCTCTCCACAAGACCCTCCAGCAGTGTTGGTGCTGGAATTCCTTTCATTTTACATCAGAACTCAAAAAAAATTTCGAAGTGGCCCACACCCTGTAAATCCAAGCTCCCTTCTCTGCTCCATCCACCTGGGGAATTGCTTGGAGCAGGGCACACCTGGAGATGTCGTTGCTGCAGTGGTGTCAGGAGCTGGAATCAGGCTGGCTGATGTAGGAGAAGTGTTTTTCCCAGTAAATTGTTCCCTCCACTGGGAACAGCATCCTAGAACACAGAGTGGAGCAAAAGTATTGTCTGAGGCACTTGGGTCTGCCACTTGTTATTTTCGTTGCTGCTCTTGCAGTTTGTCTCTCTGGAGGGAAAGCAGACTAgttatttaaagtaaaattctatttttcttaAACAAGAAAATGGCACCAGCTGCTTCTTTTATGACAAATGCTGTTCTGAATTGAATCAAAATAAGCAGCTTGTAGCTCTACCCCTTAAACCAGGGGCTGATCAAGGAAATCATGACTGAGCCAAAGCTTTGGAAAGAGCTGAGTGGTGACTAATTCCCACCAAGGGCAAATATCCTATCCTTGATTCATCTCTTCCTGCTGTGAAAGGGGTACTCACAACCTACAAACCCATTTCCCCTCTCCACAAGCACACACCTCCAAAATGTTCCTCCTGTTTGGAGCAATGTTAAAATGTGCCATCGCGtgaagagagggggaaaaaattggttCACTCAgttctttttattctgtttgcTGGCCCATACCCAGTCAGCTCCCAGGTAGATTGAtggcagaagggaaaaagagtttacaaatttcattttctatgCGCTTCAGGTGGTGTTAACTGCAGGGTCAGATGCAGAACTTGAATCTGTCTGAAGTTTCTCCTGCTTTGGTCCATCAGCCAGGCTTGGGATGATTTCCACCACTTTTAGTGGACTCATTAATGCATCTTTAGTCCATGCTGGGAGGGTGTGAAGGGCAAAGGGGACGGGGAAATTGCTGTGTGTGTCTGGGGA
Coding sequences within it:
- the RGS8 gene encoding regulator of G-protein signaling 8 isoform X2, producing MAALLIPRRSRGMRTRLGCLSHKSDSYNDFTAILPDKPNRALKRLSTEEATRWADSFDVLLSHKYGLAAFRAFLKTEFSEENLEFWLACEDFKKTRSAAKLASKAQRIFEEFIDVQAPREVNIDFQTRELTRRNVQEPSLSCFDQAQGKVHSLMEKDSYPRFLRSKIYTDLLSQTQRRLS
- the RGS8 gene encoding regulator of G-protein signaling 8 isoform X1, with product MSGIIQPTPAAPWSRGMRTRLGCLSHKSDSYNDFTAILPDKPNRALKRLSTEEATRWADSFDVLLSHKYGLAAFRAFLKTEFSEENLEFWLACEDFKKTRSAAKLASKAQRIFEEFIDVQAPREVNIDFQTRELTRRNVQEPSLSCFDQAQGKVHSLMEKDSYPRFLRSKIYTDLLSQTQRRLS